TCACACTGGTGTGAGCCTTTAGCGTCGACACCATGAGCAACGTCACGAGTAATCGAATCGCCTACTACCGCTACGGTGGCCCGGACGTCCTTTGCTGGGAGCCTGAGGAACTCTCCGCTCCTGGAGTCGGGGAGGTGCGGATCCGGCAGGAGATGATCGGGGTCAATCCGGTGGATTGGAAGATGGTCGCCGGATACTTCCGGCACACTGACCGTGTGCCGTTTCCACACGTCCCGGGGTGGGCCGGCACAGGGGTGGTCGAGGCTGTCGGAACTGGAGTGGCTCATCTGCACATCGGTGATCCGGTGATAGCCGGTGCCCGTGGAGGGGCTTTCCGGGAGCATCTGGTGGTGGATGCCAGCCTCGTCGTGTCCCGTCCGGACTCGCTGAGTATCGAGCAGGCGGCAGGGCTGCCGTCCTCTGCTGTGGCCGGATACTCATTGGTCGAAAACCTTGATGTGGCGGCGGGGGATACACTGCTGGTGCACGGAGCCGCCGGCAGCGTCGGTTCGGCGGCAGTGCAGGTCGCCGTCAGTCGGGGAGCCGAGGTCATCGGGACGGCGTCGGCAGGCAACCACGACTACCTGCGCTCGCTCGGCGCGGTAGCCGTGGAGTACGGCCCCGGGCTTCTCGACTCACTGAGACGCCACCGTCCCATCGATGCCGTCGCTGACGCCGTCGGCGGGCGGGAAACGGTGGCCGTGACTCGCGAGGTCCTGGGCACGCGTGGTCGTGCCGTTACGGCGTGGGGAGACCCCCACTCGGACGCCGCCGGAATTCCGTGGGTGCGACACCCGGCGGACGAGTTGGAACAGACCGTGGCACTGGCTGCGCGGGGCGTGGTCAACGTGAGGATCGGTGCGACCTTTCCACTGGCGCGGGCCGTAGACGCGCTGACGTTCAGTCAGACGGGCCACCCGGCCGGAAAGATTCTGCTGGTTCCCTGATGATGGCGATCACTGCCATCACCTAGAAACCAGGTAGATTTCCAGGCTGAAGCACGTCGGCGCATGATTGCGCGCCGGTCATGCCCCCTACGCAGCTGGAGCATTCTCCCGGCGCACATGGCGGCGTGTAACGAGGGTTATGCGCTGGCGCCGTAGCGCTGGCGGGCAGCTTCACCGCTGGTGCCGATAGCATCGCCAACTTCACGCCACGACAACTGCTGCTTACGCGCGGCCTGTACCGCGTCGGCTAACTCTCGTTCAGCGACGTCACGTCGCCAGGCTGCGAGTTTGACGGCCATCACCGGAGGCAGTGGTGCGTTCTGGTCTGTGGTCTTGGGGTCGTAGTCTTCGAAGGCGTCGGCGAACTTGTCCGCACGCGCCTTGATCTCGGCAATGGTTCGTCGAGTCATTGTTGTTCACCTCAGGTACTTGGATCGGGCCGGACGCATGGCGTGGGCGACGGCGATGACCTCGTGCCATTCGATGACCCCGACTTCGATGAGCGTGCCGGAAATATCCGGACCTATAAACATCGTCATTGAGTCGTCTTGCACGAAGTGGCGGACAGGGAAGCGGAGCGCATGGAGTATTGCCGCCTCTGTGACACCGTGTCGGTAGGCGCTGTCAAGGATGAGCGGTTCGGGCTCCATGGCACAAGGTTACTTGTTGTGTGGTTGCTTGCCAACCTTACAAACCACCGCAACTAAGCATCTGAATCAGGCGCTCCCGTATGGATGCGCAGGGCTTCAATGAACTCCCGGTACAACTCATCGCGACCAACGAGCTCCCGGTGGGTACCGGAGTCACGGACCTTTCCTCCGTCCAGCACCACGATCTGATCAGCATCGAGAATGGTGGACAGCCGGTGGGCTATGGTCACCACGGCCCCAGTTCGGGCAGCTGTACTGATGACCTTCTGGATCGCGGCTTCGGTCGTGCCGTCCAATTGCGCGGTGGCCTCGTCCAGCAACAGAACATCCGGTCTGTGCACCAGGGCCCGTGCCACGGCCAGGCGCTGGCGTTCGCCTCCGGAGAGGTTGGTGTCGGCCACAGCACTGTCGAGTCCGTCCGGGAGCGTCTGGATCTTCGCGTCCAACTGCACGGCGGCAAGGGCATCCCACGCGTCCCGGTCGGACGCGCCGGGGGAGCGGAACAGGACGTTGTCCCGGACCGTACCGGGGATGACCGGGGTCTCCTGCTCGACATAGGCGATGCGTGAGCGCACATCGTTGATGCTCAACCGCTCGTAGGGAACGCCGTCGAGTTCGAGTCGTCCTGAGCGAGGGTCGATGAAACGCAGCAGCAGCGAGAACACGGTCGTCTTCCCGGCACCGGACGGCCCGACGACGGCAAGATGCCCGGTCCGCGGGACCTCGAGTGTCACATCATGCAGTACCGGTTCATCGGCATCCTGGTAACCGGCCGTCACCTGTCTCAGCGCCAGCGCCGGCCCGCCGTCCGAGGACGCATTCTGGGGGCCGTCGGCCGGCCGTGCGTCGGTGTCTTCGAGCGCCAGATGCTCCGTCTCCTGGATCCGCGCCGCAGCGGCCAGACCCGACTGCACCGACGAGAAAGCCCCGGCCAGTGAGGTGATCGGATCAACAATGTTGAAGGCGTACATCAGGAATGCCACCAGGGTCGATACAGCCAGCTCACCGGAACTCACCCGCCAGGCACCCAACCCCAGAATCACGATAATCGCCAGCTGCATGCCGCCGCCGGCCACCGTCCAGATCAGTGACGAGTACCAGACGGACCGGATGGAGTAGCGTGCGGACTCTTCAGCCTTGCCGGTGACCCGGTCGATCTCGCGGTCCTCGGCACGACTCGACTTCACCGTACGCAGTGCCCGCATCCCGCCTTCCAGCGTTGACCCGAGCCCTCCGATCGCGTCCTGCGCCTGTTTGTCGGCCT
The genomic region above belongs to Corynebacterium glyciniphilum AJ 3170 and contains:
- a CDS encoding NADP-dependent oxidoreductase, producing MSNVTSNRIAYYRYGGPDVLCWEPEELSAPGVGEVRIRQEMIGVNPVDWKMVAGYFRHTDRVPFPHVPGWAGTGVVEAVGTGVAHLHIGDPVIAGARGGAFREHLVVDASLVVSRPDSLSIEQAAGLPSSAVAGYSLVENLDVAAGDTLLVHGAAGSVGSAAVQVAVSRGAEVIGTASAGNHDYLRSLGAVAVEYGPGLLDSLRRHRPIDAVADAVGGRETVAVTREVLGTRGRAVTAWGDPHSDAAGIPWVRHPADELEQTVALAARGVVNVRIGATFPLARAVDALTFSQTGHPAGKILLVP
- a CDS encoding ABC transporter ATP-binding protein — translated: MTTPDSPTPAVPLRAGLSLLVSYARPHLRILLVGVLLGLFATAVTLATPMAAKWVLDGLGTDRSLAGPVTILVALLLVGTLAGFVQSVLLGRLAEHIVLDARRSLIHRFFRARLEQIQRFKTGELVTRVTSDTVLLREAATSSVVQLINGAVSLVGTIVLMALLDLPLLATTLLALLIIGVMFGVLVPQIGKADKQAQDAIGGLGSTLEGGMRALRTVKSSRAEDREIDRVTGKAEESARYSIRSVWYSSLIWTVAGGGMQLAIIVILGLGAWRVSSGELAVSTLVAFLMYAFNIVDPITSLAGAFSSVQSGLAAAARIQETEHLALEDTDARPADGPQNASSDGGPALALRQVTAGYQDADEPVLHDVTLEVPRTGHLAVVGPSGAGKTTVFSLLLRFIDPRSGRLELDGVPYERLSINDVRSRIAYVEQETPVIPGTVRDNVLFRSPGASDRDAWDALAAVQLDAKIQTLPDGLDSAVADTNLSGGERQRLAVARALVHRPDVLLLDEATAQLDGTTEAAIQKVISTAARTGAVVTIAHRLSTILDADQIVVLDGGKVRDSGTHRELVGRDELYREFIEALRIHTGAPDSDA